A genomic stretch from Clavelina lepadiformis chromosome 5, kaClaLepa1.1, whole genome shotgun sequence includes:
- the LOC143460826 gene encoding uncharacterized protein LOC143460826, producing MLFKLRFLHLCWINIVFLAGTLFAVRNNINAPVCDNLAPKSLSCVDVKCNNNNVVVSIPTAKLTNFSLNPDLETNLFVVQGNSSDVSYNENGDVLKITFPYRKDTERNIYWSGDQLIYPIYESMSYVTDVRRSYQLNYTCSFSREEERFRLFSDEKEKNFINYLQYRDGAEKFSGEACNSFFNITILPAFMSWDVKSALSALYPLKAIVQTFQSNGSLLSQAKSSLPGLSNIVKNAGDTAAPSDTQLFSAYIYKFDVPVQAFGAILDRAQAQQTFAMLPPCAWGSEYILISYSARKSYVVVVSYYPDTEVEVRLKNQGNLKFNFTVSASVAYFVAGQGYLANVTDLSGILLLSNQPVGVFSVMQDAKVPAEKTSTHTNNLVEQLLPVSLWGSEYVASCPSFHHTGCIIRLVSYWEHVLVKIYQANSTREFELLPYSYYDVDLGRNDKGYLTSVNRVAFMAVLLGKGGLIEHSSPSSHFRSSIHETEASNQTLPFLVQLTPVRLYSSMHTVPPHIYDDPTQTITLTFTTNATEDMRFLGFPTSSEDWLLVSNRTDQKVAQFTIMFRDHMQHYYASSGQSRFSTIVYKRSRNTLTAHMGAMNFVHIPLNVPSAKQTTPLVDTSVPPTTPFPIDACASFPCQNNGICSPTNTSRVFECVCDNRHAGRFCQEVVSRRNGFFYMAEISTPEIRRGFGTTESTRLWFPVKVEIVSLGQHYYIRSLDGCPNQYPCLSWLSIYEERKVGFLQGAGESPYPWTMVVKSFDDPGSFLISGITGEYLSIGAYYHLSNDSDKAISVQLLPTTLNSSVLESQKYDSFTQYEVQNIFSVMSSIQVPLHEPGVLLSPGFRLCFWYKAFLTSQISFPEIRFRLRANTIKVNEFPGLNPGMKAIAVIDKAGLETPTTDEYNAFLRDFWHFACFQSDEVSLTVYVDSFKIAKISLSDLESNESSTIDIAYCSPQALPSCFSGFVQGISVWSLPTSSESLHSIYTKPSACGPAAKGIKLIGPNIITRDILFPICACRHCPVGWSNAGSQCFSVVQQRFTFREYQAANLSNNIRPAVLTSKEHRFVASSMVDSISPLTLPYVSRFLPAFNDTYLWLGTFPVVKEQTAKNLSLAVCAVYSPRSFSSIPMKNLSYWPSRAAGAIAQPNDYYLEDGDCFSPRSGVYAQNSRLFQSTENTIIFLLGNLQLYKSMVTYKTVLKSICELFQDVLLHKAKCCLVARGLKCATSLAEFEQNILKNVDIQSLSLTAQATSLGKILPRDSYVVLATTAVQDDNSIIRNLKTALIRSHSSIYALGFGKSNLRFLQSLATHPHFAHYNPFNNLTRNNTSWEKFVLSFQRFICGIKQSNQSFPLSGTSDDFEDPVFPNTRNYPEPKVMCGRHQLTVELDQQFVLEKVNLVSSNNIVVYFEGYKSNKACRATNAYGAPRPVYRLSAHYPFQECGLNVQHSTNRMYVSGKIFRDYLNINLPISFGIHLANINCSYANNNSAIKESFKPVLNRDASNITGRGKFFNIYISLYRDETLRNMWPHEPDVIIGNRMNVLVNASHPVPQGLRMIVVFCVASPKSVYMPNSTLQIPLIKDGCVPTIASAGLGARIIMFDDKSLHFNFLVFKWRNLLYKKIFVHCLAEVCDSRLPSCAPCSSARRRRSLANGVYQLTTSVALQPITAKSATNTTDQLKNNFLPTESKLTTLTKTNLGMVNQPLNNHGRGPATTGFQLSDYKMACLLLFTFLFFLTIIVVVLHVTRRDSFSQCVKHTASRYYRGLSVSDITQDTYPKPAVNQATAASSSVFSAGAHPVIDSTHILDQADIQPAPNTRQVLLKEVVNAANNFRSVAGVSVQPRSNRKRKPFSTFLGSDSETPGGSRPRSGISNVNTTAFNDNDNNNNLANNNKKALNNDGNKSLKLRFEERAMEQTVL from the exons ATGTTGTTTAAGTTGAGGTTTTTGCACTTATGTTGGATAAATATAGTTTTCTTAGCCGGGACGCTGTTCGCAGTTCGAAACAATATAAATGCACCAGTGTGTGACAACTTGGCACCAAAATCATTGTCATGTGTAGATGTcaaatgcaataacaataaCGTTGTTGTCAGCATTCCAACAGCCAAgctaacaaatttttcattgaatCCTG aCTTGgaaacaaatctttttgtcGTCCAAGGGAACTCTTCCGATGTATCTTATAACGAAAATGGCGATGTACTGAAGATAACTTTTCCATACAGAAAAGACACcgaaagaaatatttat TGGAGCGGTGATCAATTGATATATCCTATATATGAAAGCATGTCATATGTTACTGACGTCCGTCGCTCGTATCAATTAAATTACACGTGTAGTTTTTCACGTGAGGAAGAACGGTTCCGTTTATTCTCAG ACGAAAAAGAGAAGAATTTCATCAACTATTTACAGTATCGAGATGGTGCAGAAAAGTTTTCGG gtGAAGCTTGTAACTCCTTCTTCAATATTACCATTCTTCCAGCATTTATGTCATGGGATGTGAAATCAGCACTGTCCGCTCTTTATCCTTTAAAAGCCATT GTACAGACTTTCCAATCCAATGGGAGTTTACTTAGTCAAGCTAAAAGTTCGCTCCCGGGGCTTTCAAATATTGTAAAGAATGCTGGTGATACAGCAGCACCATCAGATACACAGTTGTTCTCTGCTTATATTTACAAATTCGATGTGCCCGTCCAAGCTTTTGGAGCTATTCTGGACAGAGCACA GGCGCAACAAACTTTTGCTATGCTTCCACCGTGTGCTTGGGGAAGTGAGTATATTTTGATTTCGTATTCCGCGCGCAAAAGCTATGTTGTCGTCGTGAGCTACTATCCAGACACAGAAGTTGAGGTCCGCTTGAAAAATCAAGGCAACTTGAAGTTTAATTTTACCGTTTCGGCTTCTGTTGCTTACTTCGTGGCAGGACAAGGTTACTTGGCAAATGTGACAGATTTAAGTGGAATTTTACTTCTTTCCAACCAACCTGTCGGTGTGTTTTCGGTCATGCAAGATGCCAAG GTTCCAGCTGAAAAAACTTCTACACACACCAACAATCTGGTAGAACAATTGCTCCCAGTTTCTCTTTGGGGCAGCGAATACGTTGCAAGTTGTCCGAGCTTTCACCATACAGGATGCATAATTCGACTGGTATCTTATTGGGAACACGTGCTTGTTAAA ataTACCAAGCAAATTCCACACGTGAATTTGAATTGCTTCCTTATTCTTATTATGACGTCGATCTGGGTAGGAATGACAAGGGGTATCTAACAAGTGTTAACAGAGTTGCGTTTATGGCGGTCTTACTTGGAAAAGGCGGATTGATAG AGCATTCGTCACCATCTTCCCATTTTCGTAGTAGTATTCACGAAACCGAGGCATCAAACCAAACGTTACCATTCTTGGTCCAACTTACACCAGTTAGGTTGTACTCTTCAATGCACACAGTCCCTCCGCACATATACGATGACCCTACTCAAACGATTACACTTACTTTCACGACTAATGCCACTGAAG ATATGCGTTTTCTGGGCTTCCCTACTTCATCTGAAGACTGGTTACTCGTTTCCAATAGAACTGATCAAAAAGTTGCCCAATTCACCATTATGTTTCGCGACCACATGCAACATTATTATGCAAGCTCTGGACAGTCTCGGTTTTCTACGATTGTGTACAAGAGGTCCAGAAATACTCTCACTGCTCACATGGGAGCAATGAACTTCGTGCATATTCCACTAAACG TGCCAAGTGCAAAGCAGACAACGCCACTCGTGGACACTTCAGTTCCACCCACAACTCCATTTCCTATAGACGCCTGCGCGAGTTTTCCTTGCCAGAACAACGGCATTTGCTCACCAACAAACACTTCCAG AGTCTTCGAATGTGTTTGTGATAATCGACATGCTGGCCGATTTTGCCAGGAGGTAGTTAGCAGACGTAATGGTTTTTTCTACATGGCTGAAATATCTACTCCTGAAATTAGGCGTGGCTTTGGAACAACAGAATCAACAAGATTGTG GTTTCCAGTAAAGGTTGAAATAGTTTCGTTAGGCCAACACTACTACATCAGGAGTCTGGATGGTTGTCCAAACCAGTATCCATGTCTCAGTTGGCTAAGTATTTATGAAGAAAGGAAAGTCGGATTCTTGCAGGGTGCCGGAGAAAG CCCATATCCATGGACCATGGTGGTAAAAAGCTTCGATGACCCAGGAAGTTTCCTAATTAGTGGAATAACTGGAGAGTACTTAAGCATTGGTGCCTACTACCATTTGTCAAACGATTCTGATAAAGCAATATCGGTTCAACTTTTACCCACGACAT TGAATTCCAGCGTCTTGGAATCACAGAAATACGACTCATTCACGCAATACGAAgtccaaaatattttctcagTCATGAGTAGCATCCAAGTTCCTCTCCATGAACCTGGTGTACTTCTTTCACCGGGATTTAGACTTTGTTTTTGGTACAAAGCCTTCCTCACTTCCCAAATTTCGTTTCCCGAAATTAGATTTCGTCTGCGTGCAAATACAATAAAGGTAAACGAATTTCCAGGATTAAACCCCGGAATGAAGGCGATAGCTGTAATTGACAAGGCTGGACTCGAG ACTCCCACAACGGATGAATACAACGCATTTCTGCGAGATTTTTGGCATTTTGCTTGTTTCCAATCGGATGAAGTGTCTCTTACTGTTTACGTGGACAGCTTCAAAATCGCAAAAATCTCGTTATCAGACCTTGAGTCAAACGAGAGCTCGACGATTGATATAGCCTACTGCTCACCACAGGCACTACCTTCATGCTTTTCAG GTTTTGTTCAAGGAATTAGCGTTTGGTCGCTTCCAACGAGCAGCGAGTCTTTGCATTCGATCTACACAAAGCCTTCGGCGTGTGGTCCTGCTGCCAAGGGAATCAAACTTATCGGCCCCAACATAATCACACGCGACATATTATTTCCGATATGTGCTTGTC GACACTGTCCGGTCGGGTGGAGCAATGCTGGATCCCAATGTTTTTCGGTCGTCCAACAGCGATTCACTTTTAGAGAATATCAGGCTGCCAATTTGTCGAACAACATTAGACCGGCTGTCCTCACAAGCAAAGAACACCGTTTTGTGGCGTCGAGCATGGTGGACTCCATCTCTCCATTAACACTGCCATATGTATCTCGTTTCTTGCCTGCTTTCAATGATACTTATTTGTGGCT CGGTACTTTTCCTGTAGTCAAGGAACAAACCGCTAAGAATTTGTCTCTAGCTGTTTGTGCCGTGTATTCGCCACGTTCATTTTCTTCGATTCCAATGAAAAATCTTTCTTACTGGCCCAGTCGCGCTGCCGGCGCCATTGCACAGCCAAATGATTATTATTTGGAAGACGGCGACTGTTTTTCTCCACGTTCTGGCGTTTATGCTCAGAACAGTCGATTATTCCAGTCAACTGAAAACACA ATCATTTTTCTGCTGGGTAACCTTCAACTTTATAAATCAATGGTCACCtataaaactgttttgaaaTCCATTTGTGAGTTATTTCAAGACGTGCTATTACACAAAGCCAAATGCTGCTTGGTGGCTCGCGGTTTGAAATGTGCAACGTCGCTTGCAGAATTTGAGCAG AATATCTTGAAAAACGTGGACATCCAGTCACTCAGCTTAACTGCACAGGCCACCAGTTTAGGAAAAATACTTCCTCGCGATTCATACGTGGTTTTAGCTACAACAGCGGTACAAGACGACAATTCAATAATAAGGAATTTGAAAACGGCTTTGATTAGATCGCATTCATCTATTTATGCTTTAG GGTTCGGGAAAAGCAATTTGCGATTTCTCCAGAGTTTGGCTACTCATCCACACTTTGCCCACTACAATCCTTTCAACAATTTAACGCGTAACAATACGAGCTGGGAAAAGTTCGTGTTATCGTTCCAAAGATTTATTTGCG GGATCAAACAGTCAAATCAGTCCTTTCCACTTTCGGGTACTTCTGATGATTTCGAAGATCCTGTGTTCCCAAATACTCGCAACTACC CTGAACCAAAGGTGATGTGTGGCAGACATCAATTAACCGTAGAATTAGACCAGCAATTTGTTCTGGAAAAGGTGAACCTTGTAAGTTCCAACAACATTGTCGTTTATTTTGAGGGATACAAAAGCAACAAAGCTTGTCGAGCCACAAACGCTTATGGTGCACCAAGACCAGTGTACAG GTTATCTGCCCATTACCCGTTTCAAGAATGCGGATTAAACGTGCAACATTCAACCAACCGTATGTACGTTTCTGGAAAGATATTTCGGGATTATCTTAACATAAATCTGCCGATATCATTCGGGATACATCTTGCTAACATCAATTGCTCGTACGCTAACAATAACAGCGCAATCAAAGAATCCTTTAAACCCGTTTTAAACAG agATGCCAGCAATATCACTGGGCGCGGGAAGTTCTTTAATATCTACATAAGTTTATACAGAGATGAAACTCTGAGAAATATGTGGCCACATGAGCCGGATGTGATTATAGGAAATCGCATGAATGTTCTGGTTAATGCATCTCACCCTGTACCGCAAGGTCTAAGAATGATCGTTGTGTTCTGCGTCGCTTCACCTAAATCGGTGTACATGCCTAACTCCACACTTCAAATTCCTTTGATAAAAGACGG ATGCGTCCCTACCATCGCTTCCGCAGGACTCGGAGCAAGAATCATCATGTTTGATGACAAAAGCTTGCATTTTAACTTCTTAGTGTTTAAATGGCGTAATCTCCtttacaagaaaatatttgttcactgTTTGGCCGAAGTTTGCGATTCTCGACTTCCTTCCTGTGCG CCTTGTTCATCGGCTCGAAGACGGCGGTCACTAGCAAATGGTGTCTACCAATTAACAACATCCGTCGCTCTGCAGCCAATCACGGCCAAATCTGCAACTAATACCACTGATCAATTAAAGAACAACTTCCTACCAACag AATCGAAACTGACTACTTTAACCAAAACCAACTTGGGCATGGTCAATCAACCACTTAACAACCATGGCCGTGGCCCTGCAACCACTGGCTTCCAGCTATCTGACTACAAAATGGCTTGTTTGTTGCTGTTTACTTT
- the LOC143459568 gene encoding zinc finger BED domain-containing protein 5-like, whose product MAKKRNYSESFLKYGFVPIVSDGIEKPQCVLCMKVLSVESMKPTKLNRHLETKHNDCKDKDLSSFERKANFLKRSRMDSSGVFQQQNRASVEASFQISLRIAKAKKPHTIAEELILQPAKDINRMLIGKEAESKLNILSLSGNTVQSRISLMSEDIKDQVIDQLKSADPFALQLDESTDVSSCSQLIAFVRYIHNGVMKDEFLCVIALPSRTRVEDSYQTIDTFFRENDIK is encoded by the coding sequence ATGGCGAAAAAGCGAAACTATTCAGAATCATTTCTCAAGTATGGATTTGTCCCAATCGTCTCTGATGGCATTGAAAAACCACAATGTGTACTCTGCATGAAAGTTCTTTCGGTTGAATCCATGAAACCAACAAAACTCAACAGGCATTTAGAAACGAAACATAATGACTGCAAAGATAAAGACTTGTCATCTTTTGAGCGAAAGGCAAATTTCTTGAAGCGATCTCGAATGGATTCCTCCGGAGTATTCCAGCAACAGAATCGAGCTTCTGTTGAAGCATCCTTTCAAATATCATTGCGAATTGCTAAAGCCAAGAAGCCCCACACAATTGCTGAAGAGTTGATACTACAACCTGCGAAAGACATTAATCGCATGTTAATTGGAAAGGAAGCAGAGAGCAAGTTGAATATACTATCACTCTCGGGTAACACAGTGCAAAGTAGGATTTCACTGATGTCAGAGGACATCAAGGATCAAGTAATTGATCAATTGAAGTCAGCTGATCCGTTTGCCCTGCAGCTGGACGAGTCCACGGATGTTTCATCCTGTTCACAACTAATTGCATTCGTGCGTTACATTCACAATGGTGTGATGAAGGATGAGTTTTTGTGCGTTATAGCTCTGCCGTCCAGAACACGTGTAGAAGATAGTTATCAGACTATTGATACTTTTTTCAGGGAAAATGATATCAAATGA